In one Rhodospirillaceae bacterium genomic region, the following are encoded:
- a CDS encoding NAD(P)H-binding protein: MKILHRFLALFLAAALWSSSSQAETALVFGATGQLGARVVKLLIEDGHDVVAFVRASSDRSPLDGLIVKYAVGNMIDQQSVKSAFERQTIDVVINTARAPTDLEGFYKLSSTFIAEAAEAAGVKQIIHHGAVGAGSNMALHPDVPWDRVPALVPRMIDHGVAEEIFFSIRVPTTIIRNSRVWPDDTPATGNAKLTEDRRVLTPITRIDLARFTMDCLLNETCYGKVYHNRDDSLTWPPPSFLEGAEE; the protein is encoded by the coding sequence ATGAAAATATTGCATAGATTTCTTGCCTTATTTCTAGCTGCGGCATTGTGGAGCAGCTCTTCTCAAGCTGAAACAGCTTTGGTATTCGGGGCAACCGGCCAACTGGGTGCCCGCGTCGTCAAACTACTAATTGAAGACGGACACGATGTAGTAGCTTTTGTAAGAGCCTCATCAGACCGGTCACCACTTGATGGATTAATCGTCAAATATGCTGTTGGCAACATGATCGACCAACAGAGCGTAAAATCGGCCTTCGAAAGGCAAACCATTGATGTTGTTATAAACACGGCGCGTGCCCCAACTGACTTGGAAGGTTTTTACAAACTGAGCAGCACTTTCATTGCCGAAGCGGCTGAGGCCGCTGGCGTAAAACAAATCATTCATCATGGGGCTGTGGGCGCAGGGTCCAACATGGCGCTCCATCCGGATGTGCCATGGGACCGTGTTCCAGCGCTCGTACCGCGTATGATAGACCATGGCGTTGCAGAAGAAATATTCTTCTCTATCAGAGTCCCCACAACCATTATTCGTAACAGCCGGGTCTGGCCCGACGACACACCAGCGACCGGCAACGCCAAGCTAACTGAAGACCGTAGAGTACTGACACCGATCACCAGGATTGATCTGGCGCGCTTCACAATGGACTGTTTGCTAAACGAGACATGTTACGGCAAAGTTTACCACAATCGAGACGATAGCCTAACCTGGCCACCACCCAGCTTTTTAGAAGGAGCAGAAGAATGA
- a CDS encoding VOC family protein: MTNSPTFKRINLCVSDLDRSLEIYCDILGFTIDYQKVSAEDSYSYPVFTLPKEAKLRFATLNSKSQERTMALTEVKGIELPPMPVPRMVAAVINCPKFDEVLEKVAAAGLEVIPPQILPNPDGTAKGRESAFIDPDGHLIVIYVLDDQ; this comes from the coding sequence ATGACGAATTCACCAACATTCAAGAGAATAAACCTCTGCGTCTCTGACTTGGACAGATCACTGGAGATTTACTGCGATATCCTGGGCTTCACTATTGATTACCAGAAAGTCTCAGCCGAAGATTCATACTCGTATCCAGTTTTTACATTACCAAAAGAAGCCAAGTTAAGGTTTGCAACGCTAAATTCTAAAAGTCAGGAACGTACTATGGCCTTAACGGAAGTGAAGGGCATAGAGTTGCCGCCTATGCCAGTGCCGCGGATGGTTGCAGCCGTAATCAATTGTCCAAAATTCGACGAGGTTCTTGAGAAAGTCGCTGCTGCTGGCTTAGAAGTTATTCCGCCTCAGATTCTTCCAAATCCGGATGGCACTGCGAAAGGTAGAGAGTCAGCATTTATAGATCCGGATGGACACCTGATTGTTATTTATGTGTTAGACGACCAGTAA
- the mgtE gene encoding magnesium transporter, with translation MAQTVYHKSIQSDPDSLDETFGLHPAFVDEVEDALLQKKKKRVKKLVVNLHPADLADLLEHLEPKTCRQLVETLKDQLNPEVLTELNDSVRDNVMHAMGFEDFASALAQLDSDEAVYIAGLLSPAQREAVFEKLPAPDRMQIEASLAYGEETAGRLIQRELVSVPDYWTVGETIDYLRAARSLPDEFYVVFVVDPRHRPVGLVDLNRLVRSRRPVQMRDIVNVGMEIITPDMDREDVAYLFRQRDLVTAPVVEKSGRLIGQITIDDIVDVIGEEAEEDIFKLAGVSDNNLYGAVLATVRGRLSWLVLNLLTAIVASIVIGWFQPTIERLVALAVLMPIVASMGGNAGTQTLTVAVRSLATKDLDASNATRIIGKEVLAGLINGCFFALLAGLVTYVWFQDVGLALVIAAAMVVNMLVAGFAGITIPIALDKLNIDPATSSAVFLTTVTDVVGFFVFLALAAYFLF, from the coding sequence ATGGCGCAGACCGTTTATCATAAAAGCATCCAAAGCGACCCCGACTCATTGGATGAAACCTTTGGTCTGCATCCTGCTTTTGTTGATGAGGTTGAGGACGCGCTTCTTCAAAAAAAGAAGAAACGAGTCAAAAAACTTGTCGTCAATCTGCACCCTGCTGATCTGGCTGATCTGTTAGAGCACCTTGAACCAAAAACTTGTCGCCAACTCGTTGAGACGCTTAAGGATCAGCTTAATCCAGAGGTCTTAACTGAACTTAATGATTCGGTTCGTGACAACGTTATGCATGCGATGGGCTTCGAGGATTTTGCATCCGCCCTGGCGCAATTGGATTCGGATGAAGCGGTTTATATTGCGGGTCTGCTTTCTCCAGCGCAAAGAGAAGCTGTATTTGAGAAACTTCCTGCGCCAGATCGTATGCAGATTGAAGCTAGTCTGGCTTATGGTGAAGAGACTGCGGGCCGGCTTATCCAGCGCGAATTGGTCTCCGTGCCAGATTATTGGACGGTCGGTGAAACAATCGATTATTTGCGTGCGGCACGCAGTCTACCAGATGAGTTTTATGTGGTTTTCGTTGTAGATCCACGTCATCGACCCGTCGGTCTTGTTGATCTCAATCGCCTCGTGAGGTCACGCCGTCCGGTGCAGATGCGGGATATCGTTAATGTCGGTATGGAAATCATCACACCAGACATGGACCGTGAAGACGTCGCTTATCTTTTTCGCCAGCGTGATCTTGTAACCGCACCAGTTGTTGAGAAGTCTGGCAGACTTATTGGGCAGATTACGATTGATGATATCGTCGACGTTATTGGCGAAGAAGCTGAAGAAGATATCTTCAAATTGGCCGGTGTTTCGGACAACAATCTATATGGAGCTGTTTTAGCAACCGTAAGGGGGCGATTATCATGGCTCGTGTTGAACTTACTGACGGCTATTGTAGCATCAATTGTCATCGGATGGTTTCAACCGACAATTGAGAGACTGGTCGCCCTAGCTGTTTTAATGCCCATTGTCGCTTCTATGGGGGGAAATGCCGGAACGCAAACGCTCACTGTTGCGGTCAGAAGCCTCGCCACCAAAGACCTTGATGCCAGCAATGCAACCCGGATTATCGGTAAGGAAGTGTTAGCCGGGTTGATCAATGGCTGCTTTTTCGCTCTGTTGGCGGGGCTTGTTACCTACGTTTGGTTTCAAGATGTTGGGTTGGCTTTGGTAATCGCCGCCGCCATGGTGGTGAATATGCTGGTTGCGGGGTTTGCAGGAATAACCATTCCTATAGCGCTGGATAAACTTAATATCGACCCAGCCACGTCCTCTGCTGTATTTTTGACGACAGTCACGGATGTTGTGGGTTTCTTTGTGTTCCTAGCGCT